In Labilibaculum sp. DW002, the genomic window GTAAATATTGTCGCGTTGAGGGTACCATTCATGAATAATTCGTTTAGCAGATAATTGCATTGGTTGAGATAAAACATTATTCCCTTTTGCATTTAGCAGTTGAGCTTCTACTATCCAATTTTTCAAATCTTCTTGATGAAGATTTGAAATTTCTGGGCGAACTTGAAATTGAGCATGCTGGTAATTTTGATCCAAGCGTGTACGCACTGCAAAATCTTCTATTCTTACCTTTGGGCGAGCCATAAGAAATACCTCACGGTGAATGCCACTCATTCGCCAATGATCCTGGTCTTCAAGATAGCTTCCATCACACCAGCGATACACTTTCATTGCCAATTTATTCTTTCCTTTTTTTAAGAAAGAGGTAATATCGAACTCTGCAGGTAAACGACTTCCTTGGCTATAACCAACGTATTCTCCATTCACCCATAAGTAAAAGGCAGAACTTACACCTCCAAAATGCAGGATCACATCTCGTTTTGTCCACCCTTCTGGAATGATAAAATCCTTAATATAACTTCCGACTGGATTTTCCCTTTCGATATGAGGTGGATTTACAGGAAATGGGTAAATCACATTGGTGTAAATTGGGGTACTATATCCTTTCATTTCCCAACAGGAAGGCACTTCGATATCATCCCATTCTGTTGCATTGTATTGCTTTTTATAGAATTCACCTTGTGTTTTCTGGTCATTTTCGGCATAATGAAATTTCCAGAGACCATTTAGCATCTGTATATATTCCGATTTATCTCTGTCTCCCTTTTCTGCATCATTCACATTACTAAAAGAATATAAAGTGGCATGAGACTTTAATTTATTCTCTGAAATCACAAGTGGATTTTCAATTTTATTATCAATTGCGATACTGATTTTTCCCCAAAAACATATCATCATGAATAATAAAAAAGCCCCTTGGCTTGTTTTCTTTCTAACGTTCATATTATAATATTTTTCAAATAGTTCTATAGATATTGATCTCCTCAACCAAACTAATACTAACCAGTTGTTGAATTTAAAAGAAGGAGAGTTCTCTATATGTGAGAACTCTTCCTTCTACCCATTAATAAACATTCTAACTATAAAGAGTTTTTTTGAATCAATTCTAACGATTGCCATGCCATTAAATACATACGGGGAATATGGAAAGGCCCTTTCCAAATATTACCCTTTAAAGTTGTTGATATTCGACCATCCCGATGCAGATAGCCATACCATTCACCATACTTTTCATCAGGAAAATGTTTGAAAGTCCAATCGTGAATTTGTTCGTGCATTTTCATATACTTTTCATCACCAGTTAGCTCGTAGGCCATTAAAGTGGCAATAATGGTTTCGTTCTGAGGCCACCAAAATTTCATATCCTGCCAATACTCCTGAACAGGCAAACCTTTCACATCGCGGAAGTACAAAATCCCTCCATATTCTTTGTCCCAACCAATTTCCCACATCCAATCGAGCATTTTAGTTCCCATCTTAATGAGCTCCGGGTCATTATCGCGATATTTTGCTTCCTGAAGAACAAACCACGCACCTTCTATAGCATGCCCTGGATTCAGCATTCGTCCGTCAAAATGATCAAGGAATTCTCCTTCAAGACCAACAGTCTCCATAACTGCCTTAAATTCATCATTGATAAAATACTTCTTGATTTCAGCAATCCAATTGTCAATGTAAACCGTGTAGGATTCATCCTTCAGGTTCTTTCTCAATTCCTGGGCGGTAACAATTCCAATCATAGGTGTTCCCATTCCTCTTGTCTGGCGATGTTCGGTAAACTTGGGAGCAATTAAATCTGGTGTGTTATTATAAAGAAAGTAAGTATCAAAAGCTTTGCGAGCTTTATCGGCATACACTTCATCACCTGTTGCCTTATAATAAGCAGCATAGGCAATTGCGGCAAAAGATTCGGAGTAAACATAGCGACGCTTGCGAACAGGTTCCCCTTTCTTATTTACAATGAAAAACATTTCTCCATCCGTATCATAACAATACTTATCTAAAAAATCAACACCATGTTTGGCCAGCCTTAACCATTCTGGATTCTGCTCTACCTCATTGTACAACGTTCCTAACATCCAGGTAAAACGACCTGTTTGCCATACTCCTTTATCTGTATCAATTACGGTTCCATCCCGATCCAGACAGAAAGTAAACCCACCATCTTCTCCATCAACGCAATTTTTGATCCAGAAAGGAATAATATTTTCCAATAAACCTTTCTTGTATATCTCGATATAATCTTTGATATCTTTCATTACAATTTTTATTTTGAATTACTTAATGAGTGAACCGTTAACCCATCCAAATCTTTTTTCTTTTCCGGAATAATAAAACTTACAATTAGGCCAATAATAACAGAACTGAACATACCAATAAAACCAAATAGTAAGAAATGAACCTTGGTATACTGACTTAAAGCAACAAGAATAATAGTCCCTGTAAAAAACCCAATTAAAGCTGCCTTTGAATGAATTCGCTTCATGAAAATACCCATAACAAACAAACCTCCTAATCCACTAGCCAGCAGGCCAAGTATGTAATTAAAGTAATCGAAGAGCG contains:
- a CDS encoding AGE family epimerase/isomerase, which gives rise to MKDIKDYIEIYKKGLLENIIPFWIKNCVDGEDGGFTFCLDRDGTVIDTDKGVWQTGRFTWMLGTLYNEVEQNPEWLRLAKHGVDFLDKYCYDTDGEMFFIVNKKGEPVRKRRYVYSESFAAIAYAAYYKATGDEVYADKARKAFDTYFLYNNTPDLIAPKFTEHRQTRGMGTPMIGIVTAQELRKNLKDESYTVYIDNWIAEIKKYFINDEFKAVMETVGLEGEFLDHFDGRMLNPGHAIEGAWFVLQEAKYRDNDPELIKMGTKMLDWMWEIGWDKEYGGILYFRDVKGLPVQEYWQDMKFWWPQNETIIATLMAYELTGDEKYMKMHEQIHDWTFKHFPDEKYGEWYGYLHRDGRISTTLKGNIWKGPFHIPRMYLMAWQSLELIQKNSL